From Mesorhizobium sp. AR02, a single genomic window includes:
- the nodI gene encoding nodulation factor ABC transporter ATP-binding protein NodI has product MSKVAIDLAGVKKSFGDKLVVNGLSFTVASGECFGLLGPNGAGKSTIARMLLGMTVPDAGKITVLGEPVGARSRLARKSIGVVPQFDNLDQEFTVRENLLVFGRYFGMSTRKIKEVIPSLLEFARLESKADARVGELSGGMKRRLTLARALINDPQLLVMDEPTTGLDPHARHLIWERLRFLLGRGKTIILTTHFMEEAERLCDRLCVLEHGRKLAEGSPHALIEEHIGCQVIEIFGGNPQELVSLIRPYVQRVEVSGETLFCYTADPEQVRVQLRGRAGLRLLERPPSLEDVFLRLTGREMEK; this is encoded by the coding sequence ATGTCCAAAGTAGCAATCGACCTTGCCGGCGTGAAGAAATCCTTCGGCGACAAGCTTGTTGTGAACGGGCTGTCGTTCACCGTTGCGTCGGGAGAGTGCTTCGGCTTGCTGGGGCCGAACGGTGCGGGCAAGAGCACGATTGCGCGTATGCTCCTCGGCATGACAGTGCCTGATGCGGGCAAGATCACGGTTCTTGGAGAGCCAGTGGGTGCGCGGAGTCGCTTGGCACGCAAGAGCATCGGCGTGGTTCCGCAGTTCGACAACCTTGACCAGGAATTCACCGTACGAGAGAACCTGTTGGTGTTCGGGCGCTACTTCGGCATGAGCACACGCAAGATCAAAGAGGTCATCCCGTCGCTCCTCGAGTTCGCCCGTCTTGAGAGCAAGGCGGATGCACGTGTCGGCGAACTATCCGGCGGCATGAAACGGCGTTTGACACTGGCACGTGCGCTGATCAACGACCCCCAGCTACTCGTGATGGACGAGCCGACGACCGGCCTCGACCCGCACGCGCGACACCTGATTTGGGAGCGTCTGCGTTTCCTGCTGGGGCGCGGTAAGACGATCATTTTGACTACCCATTTTATGGAAGAGGCCGAGCGTTTATGCGATCGGCTGTGCGTTCTGGAGCATGGACGCAAACTCGCCGAAGGCAGCCCTCATGCCCTGATTGAGGAACACATCGGGTGCCAGGTGATCGAGATCTTCGGCGGGAATCCCCAGGAGTTGGTTTCGCTGATCAGGCCATACGTGCAGCGCGTCGAGGTGAGCGGCGAGACGCTCTTTTGCTATACGGCCGATCCGGAGCAGGTTCGCGTACAACTGCGCGGGCGCGCGGGTCTGCGCCTTCTGGAGCGTCCACCCAGTCTGGAGGACGTTTTCTTGCGGCTGACCGGACGCGAGATGGAGAAGTGA
- the nodC gene encoding chitooligosaccharide synthase NodC, with protein MDLLTTTSTVAVACYALLSTVYKGMQAVYSLPPTVAPASEDLVGSDLWPSVDVIIPCYNEGPLTLSACLDSIANQEYAGKLRVYVVDDGSGNRDAVIPVHDNYAGDPRFDFILLPENVGKRKAQIAAIRRSSGDLVLNVDSDTTLASDVIRKLARKMQDPAIGAAMGQLTASNRSDTWLTRLIDMEYWLACNEERAAQARFGAVMCCCGPCAMYRRSSLLSLLDQYETQMFRGKPSDFGEDRHLTILMLEAGFRTEYVPDAIAVTVVPDRLGPYLRQQLRWARSTFRDTLLALRLLPGLDRYLTLDVVGQNLGPLLLALSVIAGIAQFALTATLPWPTILVIAAMTIIRCTVTACRARQARFIGFSLHTFINIFLLLPLKAYALCTLSNSDWLSRKTATLPNADKKQIIVANPIAGVGTGSSGSAEAIRRTDLPRDSSKLVNADSVCSAE; from the coding sequence ATGGACCTGCTTACCACGACCAGTACTGTCGCCGTCGCGTGCTATGCACTGCTCTCGACTGTTTATAAGGGCATGCAGGCGGTTTATTCCCTGCCGCCAACCGTTGCACCGGCGTCGGAAGACCTGGTCGGCTCCGACCTCTGGCCGAGCGTGGATGTCATCATCCCCTGCTACAACGAAGGCCCGCTTACGCTCTCGGCGTGCCTAGATTCCATTGCAAACCAGGAATACGCCGGAAAGCTACGTGTCTACGTGGTTGATGACGGTTCTGGAAATCGCGACGCCGTCATTCCCGTTCACGACAATTACGCCGGCGACCCGCGATTCGACTTCATTCTGCTCCCAGAGAATGTCGGCAAGCGCAAAGCGCAGATCGCCGCGATACGTCGCTCATCTGGAGATTTGGTGCTCAACGTCGACTCGGACACGACACTTGCGTCCGACGTCATCAGGAAGCTTGCACGGAAGATGCAGGATCCAGCAATCGGCGCTGCCATGGGCCAGTTGACGGCAAGCAACCGGAGCGACACTTGGCTGACCCGATTGATCGATATGGAGTACTGGCTGGCCTGCAACGAGGAGAGGGCGGCGCAAGCCCGCTTCGGTGCCGTCATGTGCTGTTGCGGCCCCTGTGCTATGTACCGCCGATCTTCGCTGCTTTCGCTGCTAGACCAGTACGAGACGCAGATGTTCCGGGGCAAGCCAAGCGACTTCGGTGAGGATCGCCATCTTACGATCCTCATGCTGGAGGCAGGCTTTCGAACCGAGTACGTTCCGGACGCTATTGCTGTAACGGTGGTTCCCGATAGGTTAGGACCTTATCTGCGCCAACAGCTGCGCTGGGCACGGAGCACTTTCCGCGACACGCTGCTTGCGCTGCGCCTGTTGCCCGGCCTCGATCGCTATCTTACATTGGACGTCGTCGGACAGAATCTTGGCCCGCTACTTCTTGCCCTGTCGGTAATAGCCGGGATTGCGCAGTTTGCACTGACAGCCACGCTGCCGTGGCCGACAATCCTGGTTATTGCAGCAATGACCATCATTCGGTGCACCGTGACAGCATGTCGAGCTCGGCAAGCTCGATTTATCGGCTTTTCTCTGCACACTTTTATCAACATCTTTCTGTTACTCCCCTTGAAAGCCTATGCTTTGTGCACCTTGAGCAATAGTGATTGGCTTTCACGCAAGACTGCCACCCTGCCCAACGCAGACAAAAAGCAGATCATCGTCGCAAACCCGATTGCCGGAGTTGGTACAGGCAGTTCGGGAAGTGCTGAGGCAATTCGAAGAACGGATCTTCCGCGCGATTCTTCAAAGTTGGTGAACGCGGACAGCGTTTGCAGCGCTGAGTGA
- the nodB gene encoding chitooligosaccharide deacetylase NodB, whose product MKNVDYMCEVPSDCADGTQDRSVYLTFDDGPNPVCTPQILDLLAQHRVPATFFVIGAHAADQPELIRRMIAEGHEVANHTMTHPDLSRCGPGEVEREIVEASNAIRMACPQATVRRMRAPYGVWTEDVLTTSARAGLACVHWSVDPRDWARPGVDAIVDEVLTGVGPGAIVLLHDGWPEELKSATYASLRDQTVTALSRLIPALHHRGFVIRPLPQHH is encoded by the coding sequence ATGAAAAATGTGGACTACATGTGCGAAGTGCCCAGTGACTGCGCTGACGGCACTCAAGATCGCAGCGTCTATTTGACGTTTGACGACGGGCCCAATCCAGTTTGCACACCGCAGATCCTCGATTTGTTGGCGCAACATCGGGTGCCGGCGACGTTCTTCGTCATCGGCGCCCACGCAGCAGACCAGCCGGAACTCATCCGACGAATGATTGCAGAAGGGCACGAGGTAGCCAATCACACGATGACTCATCCGGACCTGTCCAGATGCGGACCCGGCGAAGTCGAACGTGAAATAGTCGAGGCAAGCAACGCCATCAGGATGGCGTGTCCCCAGGCCACGGTGCGGCGCATGCGCGCGCCGTATGGGGTCTGGACCGAGGACGTGCTCACTACGTCGGCGCGCGCTGGATTGGCATGCGTCCATTGGTCAGTTGACCCGCGAGACTGGGCTCGCCCTGGCGTCGACGCGATTGTCGATGAGGTGCTCACCGGTGTTGGGCCGGGCGCAATTGTGCTCTTGCACGACGGGTGGCCCGAGGAGTTGAAATCGGCCACTTACGCCAGTCTGCGTGACCAGACTGTCACGGCGCTATCCCGTCTGATTCCAGCGCTGCATCACCGCGGTTTTGTAATCCGCCCGCTCCCTCAACATCACTGA
- the fabG gene encoding 3-oxoacyl-[acyl-carrier-protein] reductase — MLELTGRKALVTGASGGIGEAIARMLHAQGAIVGLHGTRVEKLETLAAELGDRVKLFPANLANRDEVKALGQKAEADLEGVDILVNNAGITKDGLFVRMSDADWDTVLEVNLTAVFTLTRELTHPMMRRRHGRIINITSVVGVTGNPGQTNYCASKAGMIGFSKSLAQEIATRNITVNCVAPGFIESAMTGKLNDKQKEAIMAAIPTRRMGTSVEVASAVAYLASNEAAYVTGQTIHVNGGMAMI, encoded by the coding sequence ATGTTGGAACTGACTGGCCGCAAGGCGCTCGTCACCGGCGCATCCGGGGGCATCGGCGAGGCGATCGCCAGGATGCTGCATGCGCAGGGCGCCATCGTCGGCCTGCACGGCACGCGTGTCGAAAAGCTCGAGACGCTGGCCGCCGAGCTTGGCGACCGGGTCAAGCTGTTCCCGGCCAACCTTGCCAACCGCGACGAGGTCAAGGCGCTCGGCCAGAAGGCCGAGGCCGACCTCGAAGGCGTCGACATCCTTGTCAACAACGCCGGCATCACCAAGGACGGGCTGTTCGTGCGCATGTCGGATGCCGACTGGGACACCGTGCTCGAAGTCAACCTGACAGCCGTGTTCACGCTGACCCGCGAACTCACCCATCCGATGATGCGCCGCCGCCACGGCCGCATCATCAACATCACCTCGGTGGTCGGCGTCACCGGCAATCCCGGCCAGACCAACTACTGCGCCTCCAAGGCCGGCATGATCGGCTTTTCCAAATCTCTGGCGCAGGAGATCGCCACCCGCAACATCACCGTCAACTGCGTCGCCCCGGGCTTCATCGAATCGGCAATGACCGGCAAGCTCAACGACAAGCAGAAAGAGGCGATCATGGCGGCGATCCCGACGCGCCGTATGGGCACCAGCGTTGAAGTCGCGTCCGCCGTCGCCTATCTCGCCTCCAACGAAGCCGCCTACGTCACCGGCCAGACCATCCATGTGAATGGCGGCATGGCTATGATCTGA
- a CDS encoding beta-ketoacyl-[acyl-carrier-protein] synthase family protein, translating into MDRRVVITGIGGLCGLGTDAPSIWKEMREGRSAIGPIVTSELHGLTGTIGAEIKTLPEHDIDRKQLVTMDRFSLLAVLAAREAMRQAGLSSDERNAYRFGAIVGVGGSGWEAIEASYRALLLNGARRAGVMDVPKAMPSAAAGQVSMSLGLRGPVFGVTSACASANHAIASAVDQIRCGRADVMLAGGSDAPFVFCVVKAWEAMRVIAPDTCRPFSSDRRGLVLGEGAGMAVLESYEHATARGATIIAEIAGIGLSADAFNLVAPAVEGPEAAMRACLADAGLNAQDVDYINAHGTGTKANDRMETEAIKRVFGGHANSMSISSTKSMHAHCLGAASALEMIACVMAIQEGVVPPTANYREPDPDCDLDVTPNVARERKVRVALSNAFAMAGMNAVLAFRQV; encoded by the coding sequence ATGGACAGGCGGGTCGTCATCACCGGAATAGGCGGGCTGTGCGGGCTGGGCACTGATGCCCCCTCCATCTGGAAAGAGATGCGCGAAGGTCGCTCAGCAATCGGCCCGATTGTCACTTCAGAGCTTCATGGGTTGACCGGCACGATCGGTGCCGAGATCAAGACGCTCCCTGAGCACGACATCGACCGCAAGCAGCTCGTCACCATGGACCGCTTCAGCCTGCTTGCCGTGCTTGCAGCGCGGGAAGCCATGCGACAGGCCGGACTTTCCTCCGATGAACGAAATGCCTATCGCTTCGGTGCGATAGTGGGCGTCGGCGGCAGCGGCTGGGAAGCGATCGAGGCAAGCTACCGCGCTCTCCTTTTGAACGGCGCGCGCCGTGCTGGCGTCATGGACGTACCCAAGGCGATGCCGAGTGCCGCTGCCGGCCAGGTCAGCATGAGCCTCGGCCTGCGCGGGCCGGTCTTCGGCGTCACCTCCGCCTGCGCCTCTGCCAACCATGCGATTGCCTCAGCCGTAGACCAGATCAGGTGCGGCCGGGCCGACGTGATGCTTGCCGGAGGCAGCGACGCGCCATTCGTATTTTGTGTAGTGAAAGCGTGGGAAGCAATGCGCGTGATTGCGCCAGATACCTGCAGGCCCTTCTCCTCCGACAGGAGGGGCTTGGTGCTGGGCGAGGGTGCGGGGATGGCAGTGCTGGAAAGCTATGAACATGCCACTGCTCGCGGCGCAACGATTATTGCCGAGATCGCCGGCATCGGCCTTTCCGCTGATGCCTTCAACCTCGTCGCGCCGGCTGTCGAGGGGCCGGAGGCGGCGATGCGCGCCTGCCTTGCCGATGCCGGGCTGAATGCCCAGGATGTCGACTATATCAATGCGCACGGCACCGGCACCAAGGCCAATGATCGGATGGAGACGGAGGCGATCAAGCGAGTCTTCGGTGGCCACGCCAACTCGATGTCCATCTCTTCCACCAAGTCCATGCACGCGCATTGCCTCGGCGCCGCGAGCGCGCTTGAAATGATCGCCTGCGTGATGGCAATCCAAGAGGGTGTCGTGCCGCCGACCGCCAATTATCGCGAGCCCGACCCCGATTGCGATCTCGATGTCACGCCCAACGTCGCGCGCGAGCGCAAGGTCCGCGTGGCACTGAGCAACGCCTTCGCCATGGCCGGCATGAACGCAGTTCTGGCATTCAGGCAGGTGTAG
- a CDS encoding acyl carrier protein — protein sequence MADQLATEIITIIKKRVESENFAGAFRPIVGEITTETEVTALGIDSLGLADVLWDLEQAYGIKIEMNTSEAWSDLQNVGDIVKAIRGLLAEAA from the coding sequence ATGGCTGATCAACTCGCAACGGAAATCATTACCATAATCAAGAAACGCGTCGAATCTGAGAACTTTGCGGGAGCGTTTCGACCCATAGTCGGCGAAATAACGACCGAGACGGAAGTGACCGCGCTCGGCATCGATTCGCTGGGACTGGCGGACGTGCTCTGGGACCTCGAGCAAGCCTATGGCATTAAGATCGAAATGAACACATCGGAGGCGTGGTCGGATCTCCAGAATGTTGGCGACATTGTGAAAGCCATCCGCGGCTTGCTTGCTGAGGCAGCTTGA
- a CDS encoding NodA family N-acyltransferase: protein MGSDVRWKLCWENELQLADHVELSDFFLKTYGRHGAFLAKPFEGGRSWAGARPEFRAIGYDAHGIAAHIGILRRFIKVGEVDLLVAEIGLYGVRPDLEGLGISFSLSVVYPLLQRMGVPFVFGTVRQAMRNHVERFCRGGLASIVSGVEVRSTLANIHPDLPPTRVEDLIVFVAPIGRSMDEWPSGTLIDRNGPEL, encoded by the coding sequence ATGGGCTCTGACGTACGGTGGAAGTTGTGCTGGGAAAATGAATTGCAACTGGCCGACCATGTCGAACTCTCCGATTTCTTTCTAAAGACTTATGGACGGCATGGGGCCTTCCTCGCGAAGCCATTCGAAGGCGGCCGTAGCTGGGCCGGTGCAAGGCCGGAATTCCGCGCAATCGGTTACGACGCGCACGGCATAGCGGCTCATATTGGCATACTGCGCCGCTTCATCAAAGTTGGCGAGGTCGATCTACTGGTGGCCGAAATTGGCTTATACGGGGTCCGTCCGGATCTTGAGGGACTCGGAATCAGCTTTTCACTGAGCGTTGTGTACCCATTGCTGCAGCGGATGGGGGTTCCATTTGTGTTCGGCACGGTTCGGCAGGCAATGCGGAACCACGTTGAGAGGTTCTGCCGCGGCGGTCTGGCGAGCATTGTGTCGGGGGTTGAGGTACGGTCCACCCTCGCAAATATACATCCCGACCTGCCGCCCACCCGCGTCGAGGACTTGATCGTCTTCGTTGCGCCAATTGGACGCTCGATGGACGAGTGGCCGTCCGGCACCCTGATCGACCGAAACGGTCCAGAATTGTAA
- a CDS encoding transposase codes for MEAALGARIGVSDEEWARIGPLLPAEWGRGCRPAQDNRRYFEGRMWMARTGAQWPHLPDA; via the coding sequence TTGGAGGCAGCGTTGGGCGCGCGGATTGGGGTATCGGACGAGGAATGGGCACGGATCGGGCCGCTGCTGCCAGCAGAGTGGGGTCGAGGGTGCCGTCCGGCGCAGGATAATCGGCGCTATTTCGAAGGCAGGATGTGGATGGCCCGAACCGGGGCGCAATGGCCTCATCTGCCTGATGCCTGA
- a CDS encoding acyltransferase family protein: MTYRRDIDGLRALAVLPVVLFHFGISAIPGGFTGVDIFFVISGYLITGSLLDDLERGEFSIVSFYWRRARRILPALIFVTLLTCIAALFILLPSDLHEFSLSVIAASTFWSNIYFWKTSNYFSIDAELRPLLHTWSLSVEEQYYIFAPILMFLIYRYFAKRWLTALLPIIVGSFVLAVMATWLAPSAGFYLLPTRVWELMLGAVLMLKRPPPLNNRFLMEMVGLAGFGLLAIGFFAISESDPFPGYNALYPCIGTALLIYVGQNSPSTIASRILEVRPLVLIGLISYSLYLVHWPINAFAHYLSLQNLDPSIIIAMTVASFALAAFSWKYIEQPFRQKRSFTAPLPIFAFSAGAIALVCVGGAAGALGNGFPQRFPEYAQQRIPAGDWLEGTCFNEGSSRIESWNIEDCTRTRGFATTVLLWGDSFAAHYVSGLEANKRKIQANVVEYTYAGCPPILSYFSYARPDCIRFNQKALEIIRDAGIKTVVLSGRWTDYEARSFDGLQQTIDTLRGQGVRVFVIGQSPQFITDVRIIAFFAKRRNSDDTYWPMAMDPDINNRVRSFTKGATFIDPLKFLCSAGRCPYADAGEFLYFDYGHFSSVGAILAISKYWPVLATDNALAVTK; encoded by the coding sequence ATGACATACAGGCGTGATATCGATGGCCTTCGGGCCCTTGCGGTGCTGCCGGTCGTACTGTTCCATTTCGGAATCTCGGCAATTCCCGGCGGTTTTACCGGTGTGGACATCTTCTTCGTCATATCTGGCTACCTGATCACCGGAAGCCTTCTGGACGACCTTGAACGCGGCGAGTTTTCGATCGTCAGCTTCTACTGGCGCCGTGCCCGACGCATTCTGCCGGCTCTGATCTTTGTCACGCTCCTCACCTGCATCGCGGCATTGTTCATTCTTCTGCCGTCAGATCTGCATGAATTCAGTCTCAGCGTCATAGCGGCATCGACTTTCTGGTCAAACATCTATTTTTGGAAAACGTCAAATTACTTCTCCATCGATGCCGAGCTCCGACCGCTGTTGCACACGTGGTCGCTTTCGGTCGAGGAGCAGTACTATATCTTTGCCCCAATCCTGATGTTCCTGATCTATCGCTATTTTGCGAAGCGCTGGCTGACAGCACTCCTACCGATCATTGTCGGCAGCTTCGTGCTCGCGGTCATGGCGACATGGCTGGCGCCAAGCGCTGGATTCTACCTGCTGCCGACACGAGTCTGGGAACTCATGCTGGGCGCCGTGCTCATGCTGAAACGGCCCCCGCCGTTGAACAATCGATTTCTTATGGAAATGGTGGGGCTGGCCGGATTTGGCCTTCTCGCCATCGGGTTCTTCGCGATTTCGGAGAGCGATCCGTTCCCGGGCTACAACGCGCTGTATCCGTGCATCGGAACGGCCCTCCTTATCTATGTCGGCCAAAATAGCCCCTCGACGATTGCTAGCCGCATACTCGAAGTCCGGCCACTGGTCTTGATCGGCCTCATCTCCTATTCGCTGTATCTTGTTCACTGGCCGATCAATGCGTTCGCGCACTATCTTTCGTTACAAAATCTCGACCCGTCGATAATCATTGCGATGACGGTTGCAAGCTTCGCATTGGCTGCATTCTCCTGGAAGTATATCGAGCAGCCGTTTCGGCAGAAAAGGTCCTTCACCGCCCCGTTGCCGATCTTCGCCTTTTCAGCGGGTGCGATCGCTCTTGTTTGCGTTGGCGGGGCGGCCGGCGCGCTCGGCAACGGCTTTCCGCAACGGTTCCCGGAGTATGCCCAGCAGCGGATTCCTGCCGGGGACTGGCTCGAGGGGACCTGTTTCAACGAGGGCTCGAGCCGGATCGAAAGCTGGAACATCGAGGACTGCACACGCACTCGCGGCTTCGCTACGACCGTTTTGTTGTGGGGCGACTCCTTCGCCGCCCATTATGTTTCAGGGCTGGAGGCCAACAAAAGGAAAATTCAAGCCAACGTCGTGGAATATACTTACGCAGGCTGTCCACCGATTCTCTCTTACTTCTCGTATGCACGCCCGGATTGCATACGGTTCAATCAGAAGGCCCTGGAGATCATCCGGGACGCAGGCATCAAGACGGTTGTCCTCAGCGGGCGGTGGACCGACTACGAGGCGAGAAGTTTCGACGGTCTCCAGCAAACGATCGATACGCTTCGTGGCCAGGGTGTGCGCGTGTTCGTCATCGGCCAGTCTCCGCAATTCATAACCGACGTTCGGATAATCGCATTCTTCGCAAAGCGCAGAAATTCGGATGATACATACTGGCCAATGGCCATGGATCCCGACATCAACAATCGTGTGCGCTCATTTACCAAAGGCGCCACTTTCATCGATCCGCTGAAATTCCTCTGTAGCGCAGGACGCTGCCCCTACGCCGACGCAGGCGAGTTTCTCTATTTCGACTACGGTCATTTTTCTTCCGTCGGCGCAATTCTGGCAATTTCGAAATACTGGCCGGTTCTAGCCACAGACAATGCCCTTGCTGTGACGAAATAA
- a CDS encoding LuxR C-terminal-related transcriptional regulator translates to MGGAAWDISQILGLSKRTVTFHLENAKAKLGVRTINQAVARMAASGHART, encoded by the coding sequence ATGGGCGGCGCGGCGTGGGATATCAGCCAGATCCTCGGCCTCTCGAAACGCACAGTGACCTTCCATCTGGAAAACGCCAAGGCAAAGCTTGGCGTGCGAACCATCAATCAGGCTGTAGCAAGGATGGCCGCTTCCGGTCACGCCAGAACCTGA
- a CDS encoding autoinducer binding domain-containing protein, with the protein MEFPLFAYFTYPPAFSDTPLVISNYPSSWTSNYLQPRYHSGDPVILRGLRGWDTFDWGLDRDHRYLPASQQEVLENAVQFGIRCGLTMSMHDHRGRFAALTFASDEARPPVLRSLECYEKALQLVAINFHIHVRRRLAGNCVVDGAKTREFEALKWAARRGISARSSASRNAQ; encoded by the coding sequence TTGGAATTTCCGCTCTTCGCTTACTTCACTTACCCGCCAGCCTTCAGCGACACGCCGCTAGTGATCTCGAATTATCCTTCTTCCTGGACCTCCAATTATCTGCAACCGCGCTACCACAGCGGCGATCCGGTGATCCTGCGCGGGCTGCGAGGCTGGGATACTTTCGACTGGGGGCTGGATCGAGATCATCGGTATTTGCCAGCCTCGCAGCAAGAAGTTTTGGAAAACGCAGTTCAGTTTGGCATTCGGTGCGGCTTGACCATGTCCATGCATGATCATCGCGGCCGCTTTGCTGCGCTGACCTTCGCTTCCGATGAGGCGCGTCCGCCTGTCTTGCGGTCGCTGGAATGCTACGAAAAAGCATTGCAGTTGGTAGCGATCAACTTCCACATTCATGTCCGGCGCAGGCTCGCCGGCAATTGCGTGGTGGATGGCGCAAAGACGCGGGAGTTCGAAGCTCTGAAATGGGCGGCGCGGCGTGGGATATCAGCCAGATCCTCGGCCTCTCGAAACGCACAGTGA
- a CDS encoding NUDIX hydrolase, whose product MDHKKTGTRKDRAAIKAGQVKVDLIAVVVAVNDSEPCVLTIGRMNTLPSGPFALEHRSLQSGLRGWVEHQTGHPLGYTEQLYTFADRDRIGAERERAISISYLALTRKEQSSTECGWRSWYEYFPWEDHRSGTPPVMLDFVRPRLIEWADGASDAATRRERRQRSAIAFGFDDRHWNEELALQRYELLYEAGLVQEAGSGTDATPLPLVPSESMVADHRRIMATGIARLRSKIKYRPVVFELMQPTFTLLQLQRTVEALAGRLINKPNFRRLVEQQELVEETGETSVDTGGRPAKLYRFRRGVLDERAVAGTKLPLTRA is encoded by the coding sequence ATGGACCACAAGAAAACAGGAACCAGGAAAGACAGAGCCGCCATCAAGGCCGGCCAAGTCAAAGTCGATTTGATCGCCGTTGTCGTCGCCGTCAATGACAGTGAACCCTGTGTCCTAACAATCGGCCGGATGAACACCCTTCCCTCCGGACCGTTTGCGCTCGAGCACCGATCGCTGCAATCCGGCCTGAGGGGGTGGGTCGAGCATCAGACCGGCCATCCGCTTGGGTACACCGAGCAACTCTACACGTTCGCGGATCGGGACCGCATCGGCGCCGAGCGCGAGCGCGCCATCTCCATCAGCTATCTCGCACTGACCCGCAAGGAACAGAGCTCGACCGAGTGCGGCTGGCGAAGTTGGTACGAATATTTTCCATGGGAGGATCACCGCTCCGGCACGCCGCCGGTGATGCTGGATTTTGTGCGACCGCGCTTGATCGAGTGGGCGGATGGCGCAAGCGACGCAGCCACGCGACGCGAACGCCGTCAGCGGTCGGCGATAGCGTTCGGCTTCGATGATCGCCATTGGAACGAGGAACTCGCGCTTCAACGCTATGAGTTGCTTTACGAAGCAGGCCTGGTTCAGGAGGCCGGAAGCGGAACGGACGCGACCCCGCTTCCCCTGGTGCCCAGCGAGTCCATGGTCGCCGATCATCGCCGCATCATGGCGACCGGCATTGCGCGGCTGCGCTCCAAAATCAAATACCGGCCGGTCGTCTTCGAGCTTATGCAGCCGACTTTCACACTGCTGCAGCTGCAGCGAACGGTGGAAGCCTTAGCTGGCAGGCTCATCAACAAGCCGAACTTCCGCAGGCTTGTTGAGCAGCAGGAGCTGGTCGAGGAAACTGGCGAGACTTCCGTTGATACGGGGGGGCGACCAGCAAAGCTCTATCGTTTCCGCCGTGGGGTCCTCGATGAAAGGGCGGTCGCGGGCACGAAATTGCCGCTGACGCGGGCTTGA
- the nadA gene encoding quinolinate synthase NadA, protein MTGALPTAASLYERVRRVVPPVEWSAFANDIDAILALKRERNAIILAHNYQTPEIFHCVADVVGDSLALARKAMAVDADIIVVAGVHFMAETAKLLNPNTTVLIPDMGAGCSLADSITAQDVQLMRQRYPEVPVVTYVNTSAAVKAQSDICCTSGNAKAVVESLGVPRVIMLPDEFLAKNIAAQTKVEIIAWKGHCEVHERFTPADIRELRAAHAGVVVLAHPECPPDVVREADFSGSTAAMSDYVEREKPARVVLMTECSMSDNVAVAHPAVEFVRPCNLCPHMKRITLANIRAALEENRYEIRIDPGIADPARRAVERMLSI, encoded by the coding sequence ATGACTGGGGCGTTACCTACTGCCGCGTCCTTGTACGAGCGCGTCCGGCGCGTGGTCCCGCCAGTCGAATGGTCGGCCTTTGCAAACGACATTGATGCCATCCTCGCGCTGAAGCGGGAGCGCAACGCCATCATCCTGGCGCACAATTATCAGACGCCTGAGATCTTCCATTGCGTCGCAGACGTCGTCGGCGACAGCCTCGCACTGGCCCGTAAAGCAATGGCGGTGGATGCCGACATCATCGTGGTTGCCGGCGTGCATTTCATGGCCGAGACCGCAAAGCTGCTAAATCCGAACACGACCGTGCTCATCCCGGACATGGGCGCCGGTTGCTCACTGGCGGATTCAATCACGGCACAAGATGTGCAACTGATGCGGCAGCGCTATCCGGAGGTCCCGGTTGTCACCTATGTCAATACGTCCGCCGCCGTGAAGGCCCAATCCGACATCTGCTGCACCTCGGGCAACGCCAAGGCGGTAGTGGAATCGCTCGGCGTGCCGCGTGTGATCATGCTGCCCGATGAATTTCTTGCGAAGAACATCGCCGCCCAGACGAAGGTCGAGATCATCGCCTGGAAGGGTCACTGCGAGGTGCATGAGCGCTTCACCCCGGCCGATATCCGCGAGCTGCGCGCTGCACACGCGGGCGTGGTCGTGCTCGCCCATCCCGAATGTCCACCCGACGTTGTCAGAGAGGCGGATTTCTCGGGGTCGACGGCCGCCATGTCGGATTATGTCGAGCGGGAGAAACCGGCACGGGTCGTGTTGATGACGGAATGTTCGATGAGCGACAACGTCGCGGTCGCGCATCCCGCCGTCGAGTTCGTTCGCCCCTGCAATCTTTGCCCACACATGAAGCGCATCACGCTCGCCAACATTCGCGCTGCGCTCGAGGAGAACCGGTACGAGATCCGGATCGATCCCGGGATAGCCGACCCCGCCCGCCGCGCGGTCGAGCGCATGCTTTCAATATGA